From the genome of Marinilabiliales bacterium, one region includes:
- a CDS encoding DUF3098 domain-containing protein, protein MAKKKKEPAKSFDFPFARENYRLLIIGVVIIVVGFILMIGGGSDDPEVFNPEIFSFRRITLAPLVAVFGFVFIIYAIMKKPKEDDHESK, encoded by the coding sequence ATGGCAAAGAAAAAGAAAGAACCGGCAAAGTCCTTTGATTTCCCCTTCGCAAGGGAAAATTACAGGCTTCTGATCATTGGAGTGGTTATAATAGTTGTTGGCTTTATCCTGATGATCGGCGGCGGGTCTGACGACCCTGAAGTCTTCAATCCCGAAATATTCAGTTTTCGCCGCATAACGCTGGCACCACTGGTTGCTGTATTTGGTTTTGTATTCATTATCTACGCCATAATGAAGAAGCCAAAGGAAGACGACCATGAAAGTAAATAA
- a CDS encoding FtsX-like permease family protein: MKKDPKVIKRRLRSSYFISIISISLLLFMVGLMGFLVLNARNLSEYVKENISFSVILDEEIKEVDIIRIQKNLDAARYVKSTRYITKERAASELEDMLGEDFISFLGYNPLSPSIEVNLFAAWANPDSIAVIEKDIEQFQDVQEVYYQKSLVHLVNENIRRISIIITAFSLMLFLISLSLINNTIRLSVYARRFIINTMKLVGATNAFIRRPFLARSAAHGLYAAILANGLMFGLIYTVQKEFADLFGFHDLQTIGLLFLSIVILGIIINWISTFFAVSRYLRMKTDDLYY; this comes from the coding sequence ATGAAGAAAGATCCAAAAGTCATCAAGAGGAGGCTGAGAAGCTCCTATTTCATTTCCATAATTAGTATATCACTGTTGCTATTTATGGTGGGACTTATGGGATTCCTGGTGCTCAACGCACGGAACCTTTCCGAATATGTTAAGGAGAACATCAGCTTTTCAGTGATCCTTGACGAGGAAATAAAAGAGGTTGACATCATAAGGATCCAGAAGAACCTCGATGCGGCCCGGTATGTCAAGTCGACCAGGTACATCACCAAAGAGAGGGCCGCCAGTGAGCTGGAAGACATGCTGGGAGAGGATTTTATCAGTTTTCTCGGGTATAACCCGCTGTCGCCCTCAATAGAGGTGAACCTGTTTGCAGCCTGGGCCAACCCCGACAGTATAGCCGTGATAGAAAAAGACATCGAGCAGTTCCAGGATGTTCAGGAGGTGTACTACCAGAAATCGCTCGTACACCTTGTCAATGAAAACATAAGGAGGATAAGCATTATCATCACGGCTTTCAGCCTGATGCTTTTTCTCATATCCCTGTCGCTCATCAACAACACCATAAGGCTTTCGGTCTACGCAAGAAGGTTCATCATTAACACCATGAAGCTCGTAGGTGCCACCAACGCGTTCATAAGAAGGCCCTTCCTCGCAAGGAGTGCTGCGCACGGACTATATGCAGCAATACTGGCAAACGGACTGATGTTTGGGCTTATCTATACTGTTCAAAAAGAGTTTGCCGATCTTTTCGGGTTCCATGACCTGCAAACGATCGGACTGCTGTTTCTGTCAATAGTAATTCTTGGGATAATAATAAACTGGATATCGACCTTTTTTGCTGTAAGCCGGTATCTGCGCATGAAAACTGACGACCTCTACTATTAG